Proteins from one Triticum aestivum cultivar Chinese Spring chromosome 7A, IWGSC CS RefSeq v2.1, whole genome shotgun sequence genomic window:
- the LOC123147605 gene encoding glycosyltransferase BC10 codes for MWGDSKPMLKSRGGGGGGGGADEEGDYFPNTPRKDWSTGLLKLVTAMVIFMAGVVIGLSVSANVSRYYYNSHTELFFPTATYSSCDRRGATGDCGPGFKAFVHPPTLAHSMTDDELFWRATLVPTAEEFPFQRVPKVAFLFMTRGPLPFAPLWERFFRGHQGLFSVYLHTIPDYKLNVSKTSPFYGRQIPSEEVSWGSITLVDAEKRLLANALLDFSNERFVLLSESCIPVFNFPTVYEYLINSEHSFVESYNIDTPQSAGRYNRRMAPHILPEQWRKGSEWFELNRELAVRVVADYKYYSIFRKHCRPSCYPDEHYIPTYLHLFHGSLNANRTITWVDWSRGGPHPARYGAGNINVDFIKAIRNNGTQCLYNSKHTSVCYLFARKFAPSALGPLMNLTSTVLDF; via the exons ATGTGGGGGGACTCGAAGCCGATGCTCAAGtcccgcggcgggggcggcggcgggggcggcgccgacGAGGAGGGCGACTACTTCCCCAACACGCCGCGCAAGGACTGGTCCACGGGCCTGCTCAAGCTCGTCACCGCCATGGTCATCTTCATGGCCGGCGTCGTCATCGGCCTCTCCGTCAGCGCCAACGTCTCCCGCTACTACTACAACTCCCACACCGAgctcttcttccccaccgccaccTACAGCTCCTGCGACCGCCGGGGCGCCACGGGTGACTGCGGCCCGGGCTTCAAGGCCTTTGTGCACCCGCCCACCCTCGCGCACTCCATGACCGACGACGAGCTCTTCTGGCGCGCCACCCTCGTGCCCACCGCCGAGGAGTTCCCCTTCCAGCGCGTCCCCAAGGTCGCCTTCCTCTTCATGACCCGCGGCCCGCTCCCCTTCGCCCCGCTCTGGGAGCGCTTCTTCCGCGGTCACCAGGGCCTCTTCTCCGTCTACCTCCACACCATACCGGACTACAAGCTCAACGTCTCCAAGACATCCCCATTCTACGGCCGCCAGATCCCCAGCGAG GAAGTGTCTTGGGGATCGATAACCCTGGTGGATGCTGAGAAGCGCCTGCTGGCCAATGCGTTGTTGGATTTCTCGAACGAGCGTTTTGTTTTGCTCTCGGAGAGCTGCATTCCGGTGTTCAACTTCCCAACCGTCTACGAGTATCTCATAAACTCGGAGCACAGCTTTGTTGAGTCCTACAACATCGACACCCCTCAAAGCGCTGGCCGCTACAACCGTCGAATGGCACCTCACATCTTGCCGGAACAATGGAGGAAAGGGTCAGAGTGGTTTGAGCTTAACCGTGAGCTGGCCGTGCGTGTGGTAGCGGACTACAAGTATTACTCGATCTTCCGGAAGCATTGCAGACCATCTTGCTACCCGGATGAGCATTACATACCGACCTATCTTCATCTTTTCCACGGGTCGCTCAACGCCAACAGGACCATCACATGGGTTGATTGGTCAAGAGGAGGCCCACATCCAGCAAGATATGGTGCTGGAAACATCAATGTGGATTTCATCAAGGCCATCAGGAACAACGGTACGCAGTGCCTCTACAACTCGAAGCACACCTCTGTGTGCTACCTCTTTGCAAGGAAGTTTGCTCCCAGTGCTTTGGGGCCATTGATGAACCTCACTTCGACGGTATTGGACTTTTGA